The Alkalispirochaeta americana genome segment ATGTTGACGCGGTTGTCGCTGTAGATCCGCTCTACGAAGAAATTGTCTTCAACGCCGACGTATTCTTCCGGATCGTCGACGCGCCGGATATCGATCTTGGAAATCGGGTTGAACCCTCGAACGTTCCCTTGAAGGCGAACCTCGAAGCCCCCCTTGATCGACCGAACAACTTTCCCTGAAACAGGAATTCGTTCCTCGAAGGCCTGTTTCAGATCTTTCCAGAACCGTTTTTCATCGGCTTTTCTCTTCGAAACCGCAACGCCACCGTTCCGGATGTCCTTCCGCAGAAGCACAACTTCCACCGTGCCGCCAACGTCGGGTACGGTCTCGAATTCCTCCATGGGGATGCGGCCTTCGGCCTTGTACCCGATGTCAACGAACACCTCGTCGCCACTGATCTGAATGACCGTGCCTTCGACGAGTTGCCCCTCTTCCAGCGCGTCCAGTGCATCCAGGAACTGCATTTGCATCTCTTGGGACTGGGCCTCCGCCGAAGAGGAGTCAGCGAATTGTGCTTCCTTATCTGCCATGATTGCCTAGTTACTCCTGCCGTGATTAGTTTTGTCGTAAATAATGGCAACAACTCTGTCACAAACTTGACGTAGGGTCAAGTGCGTGGTATCGAGGTAAACCGCATCGGGCGCCTGCGCAAGCCGGCCGGTCTCTTTCGCCCGATCAATCGCATCTCGTTCCCGTATTGCCTTTTCAAGTTCTTCCAGGTCGCCCTGTCGACCGTTCTGTTCGTAGCGCCGCCGGGCGCGCTCTGCCGGATCGGCGTCGAGAAAAACCTTCACCTCGGCATCGGGGAACACCACGGTGCTCATGTCACGGCCCTCCACGACCAGATCCCGCGTACCGGCGATCTCCTTAAGGCGCAGGTTTACCTCCTGGCGAACCGAGGGAAAGGCCGAGACGGGCGCAACAGCCTGATCGACCCGGGGAGTATGGAGCTCCTCATCCCGAAGGTGTCCGTCGAGGAGAAAGGCATCGCCTTCCAGAACAATGGAAATATTTCTGGCTACGGCAAGGACACTCTCCTCGTCGGACAGTTCGCACTGGAGCTCCTGGGCTTTCCAGGTGATCGCACGGTAGAACTTCCCCGAGTTAAGGTGAAAAAATCCCGCCGACCGGGCGACCATTTGGCTGACGCTGCTTTTACCCGTCCCGGCGGGGCCATCAATCGCGACTACCATGGGAAGCATCCTTTCTGCGGTATCTGGTTTTTCCGCCTTGGGAAGGAGTGCCCGTACGGGACGACTTTCTGCCGGACGAACGGGGTGCAGACCCGGGCGATGAGGATTTGTGAACGATCTTTTTTCTCCGCACAATTACTTGTCGGGCGGTTTTCATTCGTGATGGTTTCTCTGGAGAGAGATGCTTCTCCTGAGGCTTCGGTTTCTGCCGCTGGGCCTTCCTGTTCGCAAGAACCTGAAGACGCCGGACTTCCTCGTCGGTCAGGGGACGAGCTTCTCCCTCAGGAAGCGAGCCCAGGGATACCGAGCAGTAGCGAACCCGGTAAATCCGGTGGACTTTTATACGAAAATGCGCAAAAACCCGGCGAATTTCCCGGTTTTTTCCTTCCTGGAGAATGACCGAGACCCGACGCGCGGCATGGCGGCGATATTCCCGGCACCGGTACCGGATCCCCTCGACCACCACTCCCCGGGTGAACTGTTCCAGCATCTCGTCGGGCACGGGAGCAGCAGTCTCGACGGTGTAGACCCGGTCGATCCCTGCCTCGGGGCGCATGAGGCGCTGGGCCAGATCTCCGTCGTTTGTAAACAAAAGTAGACCACTTGAGAGAAAATCCAGCCTGCCGATCGAGAAGAGATGCCCTGAATAGAGAGGGCGTACATAATCAATCGCCAGAGGCCGGCCTTGTGGATCGGCTTCGCTTGAAAGAACCCTCACGGGTTTGTTCAAGGCGTAGACAATGGTCTGTTTATCGGGATAGACGATCTTTCCGTCCACGCGCACCACTGAATCAGACCCCACCCGACAGGAGAGATCTGTTGTCGTTTCGCCATCCACCTGAACCCTGCCTGCGCGAATCAGGTCTTCGCAGGAACGCCTTGAACCCTGGTTTGCCAGAGCGAGATATCTATTGATCCGCATCGCCTCTATTGTGAGACGCCGTGTGTTGTGTCCTGCCTTATCCATTGAGACTAAATCGCTCCTGTTCGATCTCATCGAGCCGCGGGAGATCCGCGATACTCTCTAAATTAAAATGCTGTAAAAAATGTCGTGTCGTGCCGTACTGGGCAGGACGTCCCGGAGCATCCTTTCGCCCCGTTTCCTTGATAAGGCCGCGATCGAGAAGCTGCCGGATCATTGTGTCGGCAGCCACTCCTCGCAGCGTTTCTATTTCTCCCCGGGTAATCGGCTGGGAATAAGCAATTATCGAAAGCGTTTCCATGGCTGCCCGGGAGAGCCGATTTTCCCGCTTTTTCCCGAAGCGTTCACGCAATCGGGGCCATAATTCCCGCTTTGGCACCAATTGGAGCGCTCCATCAATGGAAATCAACTCCATGCCTCGATCATCGGCGGTGTAATCCTCGCGAATCATTTCCACCACCTGCTCCACCTGTTCACGGGAAAGCCCTGAAATTTTCACGATCGTTTTCACATCGATCGGATCTCCCTCAAGGAATAATATTGCTTCGATAAGGGCTTTTTCAGATTCCATATCCACACTACACCTCAGAACCAGATCTCGGACCTAACCATCAGGATGTTCATCTTCCCAATCGCTTTCCGCTTCGAGGGAAGAATCCTGGAGTGGCACCCCCGCGACTATTTTAATGTCGCCGAACATTTTATTTTGCAAGATCCTGATCGTTCGTTGTCGGGCTGATTCCAGGATCGCAATAAAAGCACAAACCATATCCATTACGGAGTTCGTCGTTCCGATCAGATCGGTAAAGGAAAACTCGCCCCGCCTCTCGAGGAGCTCGTCGATCAAGGTCAGCTTTTCGTTCACCGTTACTTCCTCGTGAAGGCTCACAAGGTGATCGGCGCTCAGGTTGTTCATAAGTTTGGAAAAGGTTTTAAGCAGATCCCATACGTCAAGCTGCTCCCAGAGGGGCTCATCTTCTCCAAAGGGAAGAGTGTTTTGGGAGCTTTTCCTCTCCAGAGTGTATTCCAGTTCTTCTTCCCGATCTCCCATGAGATCGCTCAGCTTCCGGAAGCGCTGGTACTCGATCAGTTTGGCCACCAGTTCCTGGCGGGGATCCTCCATCTCTTCGTCATCCGATGTCTCCGAGACCGGTAGAAGCATGCGCGATTTTATGTACAACAAGGTTGCTGCCATCACATAAAAATCTGTCGCATTCTCCAGATCAACCCGAGTTGCATACTTCAGGTACTCCAGATACTGCTCGGTGATCCGCGAAATCGGGATATCGTAAATGTTTACCTCGTTTTTTCGTATCAGAAATATGAGGAGGTCCAACGGGCCCTCGAACTGATCCAGCTGAACAGTGTGGGCCGTGGTTTGCGACTCGTCTTGATCCATGGATGACCCAGTATACGGCCCTCTCTCGAGAGGGTCCAGACCTTTGTTGAGGTTATTCATGCGAGAGAAAGAATTTTCCTGAAATCTGCCGCGAATCACCCCCTCGCCATGCAATATGGCGAGGCCTCTTTGTTCAGCTGTTCAGCTTGCCTTGGGAAGATAGGAAGCCCAGGGGGCGCCGTTCCGAGGATCTCGGGCGCGAGGAGCCACTTCCCGAAGCGGTTCAAGGACAAAGCGTCGCTCATGCATACGCGGGTGTGGCACCTGGAGATCGGCGGATGAAATGGTGTAGTCGCCAAAGGTAAGAATGTCCAGATCGAGAGAGCGCGGCCCGAAACGCTGCACCCCGATCCGACACCGGCCCGCCTGTTTTTCCAGGTCGCGGAGGGTGTAAAGCAACCCGTGGGGACCAATTCTGCTGACCCCCCGAAGAACCTGATTGAAATAATGAGGCTGGTCGCTGTAATGGAGCGGAGCGGTATAATGGACCGATGAGCAGGAGACCTCCCTGAGGAGACCGGTCAGCTTGGACACGGCCCAAGCCAGCGTTTCTTCGGGCCCTCCCCACGGACCCGGCGTGTTTGCTCCCAATCCCAAAAGGACAAGCCACCCCGTTACCCTGGAATCATCTCTGGAATCAGAACAGTTCATCCGAAGAATCGTCCGTTTTTGCTGCGCTTTTCCTGCTTTTGGTCGCAGGTTTTTCCTGTGGCGGGGCTTCGGCAACTACAGAGCCATCCTCCTGCGAGGAAAGGGCTGAATCGGTCTCGGTCGAGGCCGAGGTATCTGGAAACATGATGGACCGCAGTTGTTTCTCGAGCCCTTCAGCAATATCGGGGTTGTCATCGAGAAACTGTTTTGCATTCTCCCGACCCTGGCCGATCCGGTCGTCTCCATAGGAATACCAGGATCCACTCTTCTGGACCAGATCATATTTCAGGGCCGCGTCGAGAAGGCTCGCCGTTGCAGAGATGCCTTTCCCGAAGATTATCTCCATTTCCACCTTCCGGAAAGGCGGCGCCACTTTATTCTTTACCACCTTTACGCGAACCCGGTTTCCAATGGCATCATCGGATCCCTTGCTGATTGTCTCGATTCTGCGGACCTCCAGGCGAAGGGAGCTGTAAAACTTCAGGGCGTTGCCACCGGTAGTGGTTTCTGGGTTTCCGAACATAACGCCGATCTTCATCCGTATCTGGTTGATAAAGATAAGCACCGTTGAGGATTTGGAGATGATCCCTGTGAGCTTGCGCAAGGCCTGACTCATGAGGCGCGCCTGAAGTCCCACATGGCTGTCCCCCATGTCTCCTTCGATCTCGGCTTTGGGCGTGAGAGCTGCCACCGAATCGACCACAATGATATCAACAGCCTTGCTACGGACCAGAGCCTCGGCTATTTCCAGAGCCTGTTCGCCGTTATCGGGCTGGGAAACCCACAGTGACTCTGTGTCGACGCCCAGGTTCTTTGCATAGATTGGGTCCAGGGCGTGTTCTGCGTCAATGAAGGCGGCAACCCCACCCTTTTTCTGGGCTTCGGCGATTGCGTGCAAGGCCAGGGTGGTCTTGCCCGATGACTCCGGACCATAGATCTCAAGAATTCTTCCGCGGGGATACCCGCCCAGACCAAGGGCCTCGTCAAGAATGATGGATCCACTGGGAATTGTTGCTATTCCTGCGGGTGTCCTGTTCTCTCCCAGCTTCATGATCGATCCTTTTCCGAATTGTTTCTCGATCTGTAGCCGGGCCGCCTCAATTGCAGTGGTTTTTTCCGAATCGGTTGGTTTCTGTGCAGCCATATCTTCCTCGTTTCGCGTGCTCCTGAGAGCTGATTATCTATATATGAGTACCGTCCCGAGGAGTATATCGCTTTTTTCGCAGCGATGAAAGCAAGAACGTTTTGACCTTCCCCGATGAAACGTAGTATACCTAAGCAATGCGGGGAGAACTTGTCATTTTCGCGACGCGTAGTATGGAAGATTACGCTGACCGGGTTGCTTACGAGATGCAAACGTTTCCGGACTTCTACGGAAAAGGATACAGTAAGAGAGTCCGAGGTGAGCTTCGGACGATCACGTTTGCTGACGGAGAGATGGAGGTAGAGGTACATACCTCTATTCGCGGAAAGGATGTGGTGCTCTTTGCCTCGGCAGGGCGAAATTCCGGTGGCTATTCAGTTGAACAGAACAAGATGGAGATGTACCACGCCATCGACGCGATTCGCCGGGCTCAGCCCAGCAGAATCACCCTCTTTGAACCCTTCTGCACCAGCTCCCGCTCCGACCGGACTACCCGGAGGAACAGTGTTGGCTTCTGGATACACTACAAGACGCTGGCCAGCCTTGGGGTGGATCATATCATCACCTACCAGCTCCACTCGGATAAATCAAAAACCGTGGTGGATCCCTGCATCTGCGCGATTGACGACGTTCCCGGCAGCCCTCTCCTGAAAGAGTATATCACCGATAACTATATTCGGAAGATGGATGTCCTTAACGGAACGGTCAAGGATGACTGGCTTTTTTGCTCTGTCGATGCGGGTGGCGAGAGCGTGGCGCGCAAGTTTGCCCGGGCCTTTGGAACGCGTCTGATGATAGCCCACAAGCAGAGGAACTACGACAAGACCAACAGCGTTGAATCGATCAACATCCTCACCGATACCCCCATTGAGGGGAAAGAGGTCTGGATTGTGGATGATATGATCGATACCGGCGGAAGTATTTTCAACCTGGTGCAGGAACTGAAGCACCGGGGCGTACAAACTGTCAATATTGCCGTGGTCCACCCGGTATTTTCGGATCCCGCCACAGAGCGGCTCCAGGATTTGCATGATCGAGGCATGCTGGATCGAGTGGTTGTCACCGATTCTGTTGATGTGCCTGTCGAGATGCAGGGAGCGATGCCCTTTCTTGAAGTGGTTTCATCGGCGCGTTTGAGTGCAGAAATCATCATGCATCTTCACGAAGAGCAATCACTTTCTCCCTTTTTCGATACCTTTGATCCCAGACACTACCTCTCGAACCTGAAGCTTTTTCTCTAGGTCCTCCCGGAGATTGTTCCTGTCTTGAAGTAACGGGGCGTCGAGATACCCGGCGGTGTGCGATTACCCTTCGTGGAAGACGGCGTGATCAGGCAGAGAACTTCTCGGCGCTGTCGATCATGATCGTCACGGGGCCATCGTTGACAAGCTCCACCTCCATGACTTGACCAAAGGCCCCTGTTTCAACGGGAACGAACCGGGAAAGCTGGCTTCTAATCTCCTGATAGAGAGTTTCTGCCCGGATCGGCTCAGCTGCCTCGTGAAATCCTGGCCGCCGCCCTTTCTTGATTGATCCGTACAGCGTAAATTGGGAAACCAGCAGAATAGATCCTCCCACGTCAAGAACAGAGCGGTTCATCTTTCCCTGGTCATCATCGAAGATTCGAAGGTGCAGAATTTTTTCTGCCGTGTAGCGAAGTTCTTGATCCGTATCGGACGAGGCGACACCCAACAGAACCAGCAAACCCTGGTTTATTTCTCCTGTGACGATCCCGCCGGAAGATACCGAGGCCCGAGAGACCCGTTGAAGCAAGGCCCGCATCAGGACGCGGTCTCCCGGGGAGAGAGGATCCTGATTGATGAGGCCTGGGCGTGAAAGGATCCATCAGGCTTGACCGAGAGAAGCGCGATCATTTCCACGGCGGCGTTGTTTTCCAGGAGCACTGCAAAATCCAGAGAGACCGGAACTATTCCCTCCAGGACCTGGCCCGTGTGGTATCCCACCAGGAGGTCGAAGGTGATGAGAGACTCCCCAATATGAAGGTTTGCAACCCGGCCCTGCCAGCGAACGTAGACCTGGTCGTGCAATCGAGGATCCCGGGCTGCCTCGGTATACGAGAAGCCGTCCTGAAAGGTAGAAAAATCCGGTCTTTGCAGATAGTCCCGAATCGTTGCTGCCCGGGCTTTTATTCCGGGAGCTGCGTTGGACGCTGCAATGCGGTTCAATTCTTTTCTCACCAGGTTATCGCGCCCTTTTTGGAAGAGATCCCCTACCCGCCGAAAAAGCGCCTCCACTTCCTGTGGCGTAAGATCAAATCGGGCCTCGCTGGCCGAGATATCAATGAGTTGATCCGGGGCGTGTCCCGAAATACGCACCAGCTCAGATCCGGCTCGAGGCTCGGGAGCAGCAAAAAACTGCTGGGGTATTCCCTGAGAAAAGGCTGCTGCTACCAGAACAGCCAGGGCAGTTGCAAGCAGAACCGGGAAAAAAGCTGCTGGCAGCGCTATGGGCCGACGGGGCAGAATCTTCTGTATCCGGCGATCTTCAAACCATTGAAGGACATCATCGGGGTCTTCCATGGTTCGCAGCCACTGGAGGGCCCGTTGCCCCCGGCGGTTATGGGGGTCGAGGTCGATCAAGTCCAGATAGGTCCGCAAGGCCTGGTCCGTTTGTCGCCGGCGAAGAAGGATCGCTCCAAGTCCAAGGAGGCCTTCGGGATCTTCCTCTATATCGAGTGCCCGCTGCACGTACGAGAAGGCTCCTGCGTAATCACCGGTATACAGACAGCTCATGCCCAGGAGATAGTAGTAGCGGTAGTTATTCCGGTACAGAAAGACCTGCGACTCCAGCAACGTAATCACCTGGGCATAGCGACGCCGGCGATACAGACGTTGTGCAACATCGAGATTTTTGGTAGAGCGCTTCACGAAGCCCTCCCGGGAAACGCCGCTACCACTCCTTTAGCGGGGCCGGGCAGTCTCGGAGCGCAACGTAGTAAGCTGCTCTTCCAAGCGACGAATTCGGGCATCACGACTGCGAAGGGTCTCCTGGAGCACCTGGATATCGGTGTTAAGGCGAAGCAACTCCTCCTGAAGATCGGCATCCGCTGCGTTTTGCAGGCGCCGTCGGTACGATGCCAGGGCGTCACGGTACGCAGACTCCTGTCGTTGAAACTCATCCACTGCACGCAGATACTCCTCATGACTCCACCGAAGCAGCTCCAGCAATTCGTGCTCCCGGAAGGTCAGTTCGATCACGGCGATCCGGTAGCGGGCTGCCTCCACACGGAAGCTTCTGGGGTGATCCCGAAGCACGGTCTGAAAGATGCGGCGAGCTTCGTCAAGGCGCCCCAGATTAAATAACGCTTCTCCCGTCCAATATACCGCATTTGCGACAAAGGGAGAATCAGGGTGGCGGTCCATGAAGCGCCCCAGAGCCTGAATAGCCTCATCGAAGTGGTCTTGCAAAAAAAGAAGCCTTCCCTGCTGGTACCGTGCTTCCGCTGCCATGGCATGACGGGGATAATGTTGCAGAAAATGCTCCAGATGTCGTTCAGCCTCCTCCAGCTGGTGCTTGGCCATGGTTGTTTTGGCGATCCAGAAATGAGCACTCGCTTCCAGGTCCTCATCATCAGTTGCCTTCAGGATCTCCTGAAAATGACGCTCTGCCAGAGAGAAACGACTGTTCCGAAAGGCCTCCAGGCCATCCTGGAAAGCTTCCTCCGCCGGAGAAAGAGAAAAGAGGGGTGCCGCTATCATAAAAAACAGGAGAGCAGCGGAAAAGAGGGGGCGTACTGACTGTTTCATCGTGATCGTTCTCCCGTCTTTATCTTCGGCTCCTTCTTTGCACAGGTTTAGCAGGGCCGAAGAAGTTGACCGGCCCTCTCGCCCTCCTACCTTCCGGAAAGATCCCTGAGATACTGGGCAGGATCAGGGGAATTGAAAAAAGCAGACCCCGACACCAGGACGTCTGCCCCGGCCTCTCTCAGGGCTCGCGCGGTTTCACGGTTTACCCCGCCATCGACAGAGATTTTGAACGACAGGCCCCGGTCACTCCGGATCTGTGCTGCCTGAGCTACTTTTTCGATTCCCCGGGGGATGAGGGCCTGTCCTCCGAAACCGGGATTGACAGTCATGATCAGGAGCAGATCGATATCATCCAGGAGTTCCTCCGTAGCCCGGACAGGAGTCGACGGCACAATGGCCAGGCCAGGCCGAGCCCCATCCTGACGGATTGACTGGATAACCCGATGGACATGGACGGTTGACTCCAGATGTACCGTGAGATAATCGGCTCCGGCAGCTATGAACTCGGCAATATACCGTTCAGGCTGGTTCACCATGAGATGAACATCCAGAGGCAGGGAGGTGCGGGCTCGGGTATCCTGAACCATCTTGGGGCCAAAGCTGATATTTGGAACAAAATCCCCATCCATTACATCCATGTGAATCCACTGAGCGCAAGCATCTTCGATACGACGAAGCCCGCCTGCCACGTCCGCGAAATCCGCAGCGAGTATAGACGGTGCTGTAATGACAGAATTATTCATTCCCGTTATACTATCTTATATTGCGGTTCTTCGCAAATACAAGCGGGGCAAAAAGAAGCCCTGGAGGGGGGTTCGTTGACCTTTCCCGGAATAGTGATATAATGGGGCAAACGCAGTGTAGTAAGGACGCAAGCAGTTTGGAGAGTCATACCGAAGAGGTAACAGAATGTTTGCAGAGCGCTGCGGCCTGCATTGCAACACACCGACTGACGGAGGCGCTTGAGCGGCTTGACCAGGCCCTCTCGATCGACTTTGAGAACACCGAGGTGGTTGCATCGTTGAAATACACGAATTTCTGGAACGATCGCCACGAGCGGGTCCTTGCCTTGACGGATCCTTTTGAGCGGGGAGAGTACCTGCTTGCTCAGTGGGCTGTTTTTCTTGGATTTGTTCAACGAATTGGCCGGCCTGTGGAGTTCGTGATTAACGCTTTCCGGCAACACGTTTTCGGACAAGCCCTGGAGTTCTACCGGGAGGTCTACCGTGATGCTGCAAATCGTGATGCGGACCTGCTGGTGCGCATCGCGCGGTGCTACAAGGGAGCCGGGGATTACGACCGGGCCCGGAGGTTCCTGCAGGCTGCTACAGCGGAACGGCCGGAAGATGCGGAAATCCTTGCGGAACTGGCTGACGTCCTGGCCCTCGTCAACGAGACGGCGCCGGCGAAGGCTTTTTTTCGGGAGGCTTTTTTTGTTAATGCGCAGAAGATCGAGATCGCACGACTTGAGTCAGAACTCATACGGCGGTTGGTTCGCGCGGTGGAGAAACGCGGAATTGAAGGGCCAGCCCTTCTCGAGTGGATTCCCGTCTACGGGTTTTTATTCGGCGTTCTCACCGTCAAACGGGAGCTTCGGTCTATCGAGTTCGGCCGCCTGAAGCAGTCGATCTACGAGCTGGAAAGGGAGCTGCGAGAAAATACCGGTGAGGCGGATCTGATCCGACCTCGATTGATCAACCGTTACTTCTGGTTAATCGATCACTATGTGGCGGTAAAAGAATCGCAGGGGAAAGTAGAAGAAGTATTACTGAAAATACGGAGTGTCGATGCCAATGTCTACCACCAGTACAATGCCTGATCTTATTCAGCAACTAAACGAACTTCTCAATCAGGAGAAGTGGACCCGGGCGACGCTCAACAATTATACCGTCGGCAACTTCACCGAGCTGGACGATATCATTGAGCAAATGCAGCAAAACGACCTTGAGGAGGAGGCTCGTGCCCTCTGCGAGGAACATTTGCAGCACACCAAAAATAGCATCATCGCCTTGTATATCGCAGGTGTCCTTGATACCTCGCGTCAGTCGGTAAACGATACCAATCTGGTTATGCTGACCCAGATATTTCTGGATAACCACAAGTGGACCATCGTAGAGTTTCTCTGCAACCGCATTCTGGAGTTCGGAGAAAACCGCACGGCTCTTCGAATTTTGGCCGAGGTCTACCACGATGAAAACCAGACCGAGAAGCTTCACCAGACCTGGGAACGGTTGATCCTGATTGATTACGAAGAAGCTGACATTGTGCGGCGTCTGGCCGAACTGAAGGAAGAAGCCGGCGATCTTGAACAGGCAACAAGCTACTACAAGAAAGCTCTTCATCGGTATATAACGAAAAAAAACTTCTCCAACGTAAAAGACATATGGCACCGGCTTGTTGTGCTCTCTCCCAATGAAACGGAGTTTTTCTACCACGCCGAAACCAAAATTGCGCGGCAGATCAGTACCGACCGGGCGATACAGCTTCTGGAAGACCTCTACCCCCCCATGAAAGAAAGCGGGGACTGGCCCCGTGCCATTGAACTCCTCAAGCGCGTTCTGGGCTATGACCCCAAAAACCACTGGGCTCGCAAGGAGATCATCCATTGCTTTGAAGAACACTATAGCGATCACAGCAATCTGACCGAATACATCAGAATCAGCAACCTCCACCAAAGCTGGAGACCTGTTCACGAGGCCATTGCGGATTTCGAGAAGCATATTGCTTTTGACACAGGGAACTTTGTCTTCCACCGCAGCTGGGGGATAGGACGCATTCGCGAGATCAAGGGTGACGATATCACTATCGATTTTGCCAAGAAGCGGGGACACCGAATGTCCCTGAAAATGGCGGTGAATGCCCTGGATGTCTTGCCCAAGGAGCACATCTGGGTTCTCCGTGCGGTCTGGAAGCGGGACAAGCTAAAGAATCTGGTGAAAAAGAACCCCGTATGGGCTCTTAAAACAGTCATCAGGAGTCTGGGAAACGCCGCCGATATCAAGCGAATAAAGGCAGAGCTGGTTCCCTCCATCCTGAGCCCCGGGGAATGGACCTCCTGGAGCACCAAAGCACGGGAGGAGTTGCGAACAAACCCCGACTTTGGAATGCTGCCGGATAAGGCCGATCATTTCACCGTCCGGGATCAACCTGTATCGTTCGAGGAAAAGACCTACAACAAGTTTAAAGGCGACAAGACCTTCTTTGACCGGGTGCGGACTCTGGAAGAGTTTCTGGCCTACGTCGATGAAGAGGGGGCCGAAGGGCTCGACAGTGAGTTTTTCCGTGAAATGTTTGACTATTTCGCTGCCACCATTCGGTCCAGCGGCAGTTCCAACGAGTACAGCATCTCATCGCTGATCGTTCTCACGGATCTGGTTACAAAATACCCCTTCCTTCAGCAGGATCTGGAGCTTGATTTTCTCTCGGCCTACGAGCAAATAGAGAACGTCGAAGAGGTGTTCTCCCGAATTGAATCGACGGGGCTGAAAAAGCGCTTCCTGGGGCATCTTCGGGCTGTGGACAACAACTGGGCTGAGGTTTATGCAAAGCTGCTCCCCTACTACCTGAGTCGCGAAGTCCTGCTTGAACTTGAGCGACACGGAAAACGATCCATCGTTCTGGATTTCTTCTCCCGGGTTTTTGAAAACTATCGAAGCATGCGAGAAACTTTTGTGTGGCTGGTCCGCCACTGCGGTGATGACCCCTGGTTTGAAGAAATGGGAGTTACACAAGAGAAGATTCTCCTTTCCATGATTCACCTCTACGATCTGACCTTTCGGGATATTGACAACCGCAAGGAAGTCAGCCTGAACCGGAAGATCAACAAGCAGATCCACTCCTTTCTCTTCCGGGACAAGCGGCTCTCTCGTTTCATAGACGAGTCTGACGAAGAATCAGTGTCGCGTATTTTCACCTTGATCGCCGATGTGAAGGACCTGGACCCCAAGATCAATATTGATCTGAAACAGAGAGTTCTGAACCGCTTTCCCGACTTCCACTTTTACGGTGAGGGAGAAATCGATCAGGCAGCAACACGGAAGGTTCTCTACTGCACGGTGGCGATGCATGAGGCCAAGAAAGCCGAGTACAACCATCTTCAGCAGGTGGAAGTTCCCCAGAACTCGAAGGAGATCGAAGTTGCCCGCTCCTACGGAGACCTTAAAGAAAATGCCGAATACAAGGCAGCCATGGAGCGCCAGGACAGCCTGAACAACCGTGCGGCCCGGCTGAAGAGTGAACTGGAACAGGCTCGGGAAATCGATCCTGCCGAGGTCAAGAACGACGAGATTTCCGTAGGAACCCATGTTCGGCTTCGGGATCTTCTGGAGGATACAGAG includes the following:
- a CDS encoding tetratricopeptide repeat protein produces the protein MKQSVRPLFSAALLFFMIAAPLFSLSPAEEAFQDGLEAFRNSRFSLAERHFQEILKATDDEDLEASAHFWIAKTTMAKHQLEEAERHLEHFLQHYPRHAMAAEARYQQGRLLFLQDHFDEAIQALGRFMDRHPDSPFVANAVYWTGEALFNLGRLDEARRIFQTVLRDHPRSFRVEAARYRIAVIELTFREHELLELLRWSHEEYLRAVDEFQRQESAYRDALASYRRRLQNAADADLQEELLRLNTDIQVLQETLRSRDARIRRLEEQLTTLRSETARPR
- the rpe gene encoding ribulose-phosphate 3-epimerase, whose protein sequence is MNNSVITAPSILAADFADVAGGLRRIEDACAQWIHMDVMDGDFVPNISFGPKMVQDTRARTSLPLDVHLMVNQPERYIAEFIAAGADYLTVHLESTVHVHRVIQSIRQDGARPGLAIVPSTPVRATEELLDDIDLLLIMTVNPGFGGQALIPRGIEKVAQAAQIRSDRGLSFKISVDGGVNRETARALREAGADVLVSGSAFFNSPDPAQYLRDLSGR
- a CDS encoding tetratricopeptide repeat protein → MESHTEEVTECLQSAAACIATHRLTEALERLDQALSIDFENTEVVASLKYTNFWNDRHERVLALTDPFERGEYLLAQWAVFLGFVQRIGRPVEFVINAFRQHVFGQALEFYREVYRDAANRDADLLVRIARCYKGAGDYDRARRFLQAATAERPEDAEILAELADVLALVNETAPAKAFFREAFFVNAQKIEIARLESELIRRLVRAVEKRGIEGPALLEWIPVYGFLFGVLTVKRELRSIEFGRLKQSIYELERELRENTGEADLIRPRLINRYFWLIDHYVAVKESQGKVEEVLLKIRSVDANVYHQYNA
- the greA gene encoding transcription elongation factor GreA, with the protein product MSTTSTMPDLIQQLNELLNQEKWTRATLNNYTVGNFTELDDIIEQMQQNDLEEEARALCEEHLQHTKNSIIALYIAGVLDTSRQSVNDTNLVMLTQIFLDNHKWTIVEFLCNRILEFGENRTALRILAEVYHDENQTEKLHQTWERLILIDYEEADIVRRLAELKEEAGDLEQATSYYKKALHRYITKKNFSNVKDIWHRLVVLSPNETEFFYHAETKIARQISTDRAIQLLEDLYPPMKESGDWPRAIELLKRVLGYDPKNHWARKEIIHCFEEHYSDHSNLTEYIRISNLHQSWRPVHEAIADFEKHIAFDTGNFVFHRSWGIGRIREIKGDDITIDFAKKRGHRMSLKMAVNALDVLPKEHIWVLRAVWKRDKLKNLVKKNPVWALKTVIRSLGNAADIKRIKAELVPSILSPGEWTSWSTKAREELRTNPDFGMLPDKADHFTVRDQPVSFEEKTYNKFKGDKTFFDRVRTLEEFLAYVDEEGAEGLDSEFFREMFDYFAATIRSSGSSNEYSISSLIVLTDLVTKYPFLQQDLELDFLSAYEQIENVEEVFSRIESTGLKKRFLGHLRAVDNNWAEVYAKLLPYYLSREVLLELERHGKRSIVLDFFSRVFENYRSMRETFVWLVRHCGDDPWFEEMGVTQEKILLSMIHLYDLTFRDIDNRKEVSLNRKINKQIHSFLFRDKRLSRFIDESDEESVSRIFTLIADVKDLDPKINIDLKQRVLNRFPDFHFYGEGEIDQAATRKVLYCTVAMHEAKKAEYNHLQQVEVPQNSKEIEVARSYGDLKENAEYKAAMERQDSLNNRAARLKSELEQAREIDPAEVKNDEISVGTHVRLRDLLEDTELEYTILGPWESDPNRNVISYLSPLGNRLLRSKAGDELDFEINERRYHLRVESIEVSDQL